In Gossypium arboreum isolate Shixiya-1 chromosome 3, ASM2569848v2, whole genome shotgun sequence, the sequence AATATTGAAATAATTGGGATATAAAACAATCCTTCGATAAAGCGTATTATTCAACGCTAGTTTATTTTTGTATTAAtgcttttttatttaaaaaaaaaggtagCTATATATACTACAGTACAATTTCAATTTGCGCAAAAAATCACGCAATAGCCGAACGCATCAATTACGCACCTTCGCTCTTTTTTGTTCTCTGCTCTCTCTGTTTCCATTTTCCGACATTTTCTCACCGACAattctcttttctcttctctgtTCTTCAAACCCTCAAAAGTTTAAAACTTTTTTTCCCTTCAATTCTACACACATAAAAAGATCattcatttgtttatatttatggGTTAAAagctttaaaaaatataatttttggggGGAGAAAAAAATGTATACATTGAAAGATAAAGCAGCGGGAAGCCTTTCACGTTTATTTTCAGATTCAGCGTCTCATCATTCTTCTCCATCTTCTCCATCTTCTCCACCAGATCTTTCTCAGGTAATTcctttatttgttttctttttaatgtATTTATGTTTATGAATCAAGATCTGGGTAACTTATAGGAAATCTAGCTAATGTAgctaatttttttattgaatatttttttaaaaaagcctGGGCAATGGTtcttttttggttttatttattatatttgaaaaataactaaaattttctgatttatgttatatttaatttcatttaattcgtaatcataacaaaaaaaaagaaagttttgATAGGTTGGATTGTGCAAGGACGGTTAATACACTAATGAAATTTAACTTTTTTCTCATAAAATTTGTTGTCATTGTTTAGGCTTAAGATACCCCCCTTCATAAATTGGTCTAAATTCATGGGGTTCGTTCTTCCATTTGAAGCTTCAATTGTTTGGTTTTTGTATTGGGCAAATCAATTAATTTATGCTTCCCCTATATCTCCATGAATTGAAAGAGGCAATAACTTCATTAGCTTAAGTTGTGGAAGTTGTGAATTTTAGTTGTAATGATTTCATGACATGAAACTTTTGGATGTGTAGGCCAGATGGTACACCAAAGGGTCAAAATCTTTGTCTTCAATATTCTCTTACATCATCCCATCACTAAGCTATGCTGAGTCTAAATTGGATAATCATGGAGGTGAACTAAAGCCGGTTCCTTCGCTTCCTGTTAGatggaaaaagaaatttgagaCACGACATGAAGTCCTGGATAGTGTTAAAGAATACACTACTTGTACAACTGAAGAATTAAAAAAGGCTTGtgaagataataaaaaaatttggacTCATAGTAACAATAAGCAAATTGCTAGAATTAGACTTTGTAGTGAGAATAAGGACTGTGTTTCTGGAAGGAGGAGTACCAGCTCTGATGAATTTCAAGAAGCAAGAGAAGAACAGAGTCCAATGAAGTCTCCACTAAAACCTGATGAATTTCATGACGCAAGGGAAGAACAGAGTCCAATGAAGTCTCCACTAAAACCTTCTGATGAATTTCAAGAAGCAAGAGAAGAACAGAGTCCGATTAAGGCTCCACCAAAACTTTCTGATGAATCTGTATTCATTAACTATAATTTGTATGAGTTCTTGACGTCTTCCCTTCCCAATATTGTTAAAGGGTGTCAATGGATGTTGTTGTATAGGTAAATTTTGCAATAAGCATTGCAGCTTGCTTTTGGTATTTGATCTCGATTTGTTGCTAACTCTTTCAAATGAAGGGCAGTACGTTGAAGCATGGTATATCACTTCGTACACTGATTCGTAAGAGTGCTGAGCTTCCTGGCCCTTGTTTGCTGGTATGTTGATGTTTATATGTTAACAAATGCAATTGTCATTAGAGGTTGTTTCTGAGTCTGAATTTTGCAATGCTTAATTAGTTTCtaatacttgtaattatttgcATTTTCATGTAAATTATAGATTACTGGAGACAGGCAAGGAGCTGTCTTTGGTGCAATGTTAGAATGCCCTTTGAAACCAACACCGAAGAGAAAATATCAAGTATGCAACAGGCCTGTTCTGAATATACTTTTGTTTGCATCATGACATGATTTCTCTTTCTGAATTGTTGCATGTGTGCACTATGTCCTTTCATTTCTTAAATTATATACTGTAAATGTGTCCTTGTTTTAGCtttatttctcttattttatGACAGGGAACAAACCAGACGTTTG encodes:
- the LOC108476196 gene encoding uncharacterized protein LOC108476196 — encoded protein: MYTLKDKAAGSLSRLFSDSASHHSSPSSPSSPPDLSQARWYTKGSKSLSSIFSYIIPSLSYAESKLDNHGGELKPVPSLPVRWKKKFETRHEVLDSVKEYTTCTTEELKKACEDNKKIWTHSNNKQIARIRLCSENKDCVSGRRSTSSDEFQEAREEQSPMKSPLKPDEFHDAREEQSPMKSPLKPSDEFQEAREEQSPIKAPPKLSDESVFINYNLYEFLTSSLPNIVKGCQWMLLYSTLKHGISLRTLIRKSAELPGPCLLITGDRQGAVFGAMLECPLKPTPKRKYQGTNQTFVFTTKYGEPRLFRPTGANRYYYICVNDLLALGGGGNFALSLDEDLLSGTSGACETFGNLCLAHNQDFEPKNIELWGFTHASKHFQN